The following nucleotide sequence is from Marinobacter sp. MDS2.
GCTCAGGATTCTTATGCGCGTTTGCTGGCGGGCGCGTTGACCATGACCTTCTTTATCTACATTTTCGTCAACGTGGGCATGGTCAGCGGGTTGTTGCCGGTGGTCGGTGTGCCATTGCCTCTAATCAGTTATGGTGGAACGTCCGGGGTTACGTTGATGGCAGCGTTCGGTGTGCTGATGTCGATACACACCCATCGCCGGATGATCACGGCCTGACGCAGGGTGAATCATGGCTGGCCGGTAATGGTTAAGGTCCGGGGGAACCCGTTACAATATTGCAGGTCAGTAAGCTCTGACAAACCAACACGATGAGTTGCGCGCAGCTATGGCGAACATTTTTAACATGGGATTTTGGGTGGCGTTGGTGGCTGTGGTCTTGTCCGGCTGCTCCAGCACACCGGAAGTTGACCATTCGTCAAGATACACCATCAAGCAGGATCGGGCTCCTGACGGAGATTACGATGTCAGTGGTCTGGCCGATGCCGAACCGCGTTATGAAGCGCCCCGTCGGGCGGGCAACAAGTCGCCTTACCAGGTTTGGGGTAAAAGCTACCATGTGGTCGATTCCAACGAAGGGTACGTAAAGCGGGGGACCGCCAGTTGGTACGGTCAAAAGTTTCATGGCCATAAAACCTCGAATGGCGAAGTTTTCAACATGTACAGCATGTCGGCTGCCCACAAATCGCTTCGCATTCCGAGCTATGCCAGAGTGACCAATCTGGATAACGGCCGTTCGGTGGTGGTTCGGGTGAATGATCGGGGCCCCTTTCATGGCGACCGGTTGATTGACTTGTCGTACGCGGCTGCCAAAAAACTGGGGTATCAGTCCCGTGGGACAGCTCGCGTGGAAGTGGCAGCCATTACTGTTAAACCGGACGGCTCCATGTTTTTGGCCGGGCAACCCTATAACCCGAATGGCGAAACCGTAATGGCCAGGCCCGCTTCGGAAACAGTCGCCCCCGAACAGTCAGCCGTTGCAACTGTTCGTAAGGCGTTGTTTGTGCAACTGGGAGCCTTTGGTAGCCCGGAGCCAGCCAACGCAATGCTCGCCCGTGCGCAAAGAGAGCTTGAAGATCCGGTTCGGGTTCAACAAGTTTCAACGAGTAACGGGCGTTTTCACCGAGTGCAAGTTGGCCCCTTTGGGAGCGAAGATGATGCCCGGTATGCCCAGAGCCTGATTGAATCAAAAGGTTTCGGCAATTCCATTATCCTTACGGATACGCACTGAACCGTCTGAGTTCAGAACACACATAAGACAAACCTCTGACAGCGAATGAAACGACCCATGGCTTTCAAAATGTTTACTCGAATCTTTCTTCTGGCTCTGTCTTTGACAGTGTTCTCCGCGCAGACATCCGCGCAATCGGTGTTGATACCGTCGGCGCCAAAAATAGCCGGTAGTTCCTGGGTGCTGATGGATCCTCTTAGTGGTCGTGTGATCATGGAGCACAACAGCAATGAACGTTTGCCGCCGGCGAGCCTGACGAAAATGATGACAGCCTACATCGTTGAGCGAGAGCTGGATGAGGGGCGGATTGCCATGCAGGACAGTGTGCCGATCAGTGTGAATGCGTGGCGCACCGAAGGGTCCCGTACTTTCCTTCGGGAAGGCACAACTGCGACCGTTCACGATTTGCTGAAGGGTGTGATTATTCAGTCAGGCAACGATGCATCGGTGGCTTTGGCAGAATTTATTGCCGGCAGTGAAGAGGCTTTCGTCGATATCATGAACCAGCAGGCGCAATTGCTCGGCATGAAGAATACGAACTTCCGGAACGCCACGGGTTTGCCCGCTCAGGACCATTTCTCTACCGCTTACGATCTGGCATTGCTGGCGCGGGCCATTATTCAGGATTACCCGGAAAACTACCCGATCTATGCCGAGAAGCATTTTACCTACAACAACATTCGTCAGCCGAACCGCAACGCGTTGCTGTGGCGTGATGACAGCGTCGATGGGCTGAAAACCGGTCACACCGAAGAGGCCGGCTATTGCCTCGTTGCATCAGCCAAGCGTAACGACACCCGCTTGATTGCTTCGGTGATGGGCACCAGCAGCTCGGCAGCCCGGGCGCAGGAAGTTCAGAAAATGCTGAACTACGGGTTCCGTTATTACGAAACAGAGCGCCTGTTCCGTGCCGGTCAGGAGTTGATGGCGGCTGACGTATGGGGTGGTGTGGCAGATGAAGTCTCTGTCGGTATGGCTGAAGATGTTTATGTCACGATTCCACGAGGCTCCCGCGATAAACTGGAATCTACGGTAGACCTTGATTCTGTGATCAAAGCGCCCATTAAGATGGGTCAGGAACTGGGGCAAGTACGTGTACTGCTTGATGGCGAAACCGTGGTCGAGCAACCGGTTCTGGCGCTGACTGAAATTGAGCAAGGTGGCCTGTTCAAACGCCTGTGGGACTCCATCAAGCTCTTTTTCATTCAATTATTCAATTAAGAACGCGCGGAACAACCGCGACGACGTGGGAGTATAGGCAGGGCATGACTGAGCCGAAAGCACCGAAAATTGAGTTTCCCTGTGATTACGTGATCAAGGTGATCGGAGACTCCGCCCCGGATTTCATCGATGTGGTTACGGCCATTGTCGAGAAGCATTCGCCGGGCATTGATAAGGCTGACATAACCGTCAATGACAGCCGGAACGGTCGGTTTTGCTCGGTTCGGGTAAAGATCGTGGCCACCGGGGAACCACAGCTTAAAGCGCTGTTCGAAGAACTGAAGGCTACCGGCCGCGTTCATATGGTGTTGTGATGACCGAACTTATCGTCCGTTCTCTTGGGCAACAGCCGTACATGGAAACGTGGGAAGCGATGAAATCCTTCACCGCGAACCGCGACCACACGACGGTTGATGAACTTTGGTGTCTCGAGCATCCGAGAGTATTTACCCAGGGGCAGGCTGGTAAGGCGGAGCACATTCTTTTGCCGGGGGATATTCCGGTAATCCAGGTGGACCGGGGCGGGCAAGTTACCTACCACGGTCCCGGACAGTTGGTTGTTTACCTGCTTATTGATCTCACTCGGCGCAAGCTGGGTGTCCGTTCTCTTGTTGATGAGATCGAACAAGCCATTGTGCGTGCGTTGGCGGATTACGGTATTGAAGCGGCGCCCCGATCCGATGCGCCGGGTGTCTATGTCAACGGCGCAAAGATCGCCTCTCTGGGGTTGAGGGTCCGAAAGGGCTGCTCGTTTCACGGGCTGGCGTTGAATGTAAACATGGATATGGAGCCATTCTCTCGCATCAATCCGTGTGGCTATGCAGGGATGTCGATGTCTCAGGTCAGTAATTTCGTGCCGGGTGTGTCGGTCTACGATGTTGAACAGCATCTGGTGCAAGAGCTGGTTGCCGGATTAGGCGGGGACGTCGAGTTCAAGCAGGGCTGGTGAGGCAGCACGCATTGGCCCGTATAGCAATCCCTGTGGGGCGGACGGGATAAGCTGTCTGCGCGCAGTGTCGATATAATGTAGCGTGAGAGTTGTTGGGCGGTAACTTTACTGACCACATTTCGAACACCTCACATTAAGACAGGTCCTTCATGTCTACCAGAAAGCCCGCAAAATCTGTTTCTCGCATCAAGACTGGCAGCTTTGAGCGTCGACTGTCTCTGACCAAGGCGGGGTTGTTCGCCGGGACCCGGATGGCATCCCACATGGCTACGAATTGGTTTAGCGACAAAGAAACCCGTGAACAACGGCATCGTGCCATGCTTTCGAACCAGTCCAGGTTTCTGGTGGACGAGCTGGGCCGGCTCAAAGGCAGTGTGGTGAAGATTGGCCAGGTCATGGCGTTATACGGTGAACATTTTCTACCGGACGAAGTCACCGAAGCTCTGCACACACTGGAAGACCAAACCACCTCGCTGGAGTGGCCGGCCATCGAGCGGGTGCTCAAAGAAGAAATGGGTGCTGATCGGCTGGCGGAACTGGAGGTGGCTCCCGAACCTATAGGCGCAGCGTCTTTGGGGCAGGTACACCGCGCGGTTCGAAAAAGCGACGGGCTGGAGCTGGTGTTGAAAGTTCAGTACCCGGGGGTTGCGGATGCGGTAGACAGCGATTTGAACGCCGTAGCCCAGTTGTTGAAAGTCGCCCGGCTGGTCAGCTTTGGGCCAGAGTTCAACGATTGGCTGGAAGAAGTCCGGGAGATGATGCACCGTGAAGTGGATTATCGACTGGAGGCCCGCACCACTGAAAAATTCCGCACCATGCTCAGCGGCGATCCACGGTTCGTTGTGCCCCGCGTGCTGCAGGAATATTCGACCGATCACATCATCGCATCCACCTACGAACACGGCCATTCTGTGAGCTCACCGGAAGTCGCCGCCTTGCCTCAGGCGCGGCGCAGCGAACTGGGCAAAGCGGCTCTGGAGTTGTTCTTCAGAGAGCTGTTTGATTGGGGGGAAATCCAGACCGACCCGAACTTTGGCAATTACCGAATTCGAATTGCAAACGAGTCGGGCGAAGACAGTGGGCAGGACAAGATCGTGTTGCTCGATTTCGGTGCAGTGCAAAGCTATACCGATGAATTCCTCACGCCAGTAATACAGATGATCAAAGCCTCGTACGAGGGAGATCTCGGCGCTGTGATCGATGGCGGTGTCACGCTGAATTTCATGAGCCGGGACTGGCCCGAGGCGGTGTTGGAAAAGTTTGGCTCTGTGTGTATGTCGGTTCTGGAACCGTTGGCCAGGGATCGATCTGAGTGGCCGGACTATGCGGTGAACAGTCAGGGTGAATACCGCTGGAAGCAAAGTGATTTGCCGTCCCGGGTTGCCAAGCAGGCTGCCCGTTCGGCCATCAGCCGGTACTTCCGGGTGCCACCCAAAGAGTTTGTGTTCCTGAATCGAAAGCTGATTGGTGTCTACACCTTCATCGCCGTACTGTATTCGGAATTTAACGGGGAAGACATCCTGCGCCGCTACCTATATCCCGAATAACGCTAGCTGAAGGCTTTCTGAACCGCCCAAATCACAAGGGCGTAGCGAAGGCCTTTGCCGATTCCCACCAGGACAATAAAGTTCAGCCAGGGCACTCGCATTACACCCCCAATGAGTGTCAAGGCATCCCCGCCTAGCGGCAACCAGCCAAGTAACAGTGACCATTGCCCGTAACGGTTAAAGCGGTTCCGGGCTTTGTGTAATTGCATCTCGCTGACTGGAAACCAACGTTTGTCTTTAAAGCGATCCACTTGCCGGCCGATAAGTCCATTAACAACAGAGCCCAGTGTGTTGCCAAGGGTGGCTGACAGCCAAAGCCAGAACAGCGGCAGCCCCTGGTTTGCCAACGTGCCCAGCATTATCTCGGAATAGGCAGGCAGCAGTGTGGCAGCCGCAAATGAGGTCAGAAACAGGGTAAGGTACGCCATGGGCGCTCCATGCTCTACTATGTGTTTGACTGCTTACTTTAATAGGTTTTGGTTCCTATGAAACACCTTTCGCTCCGCTTTAAGCTATATGGCCTGGTGATCACACTGTTACTGCTGCTCAGTTTCAGCATTGTTTTGACGGCGCAATGGTCGTTGGCTGACATGAAGCAGCAAATGTCCGGTGATACCCGCGATACGGTGCAGAGTATTGTGATGGAGCAACTCGGCGCAACCGCTGGCCAATACGCTGAGCGGGTGGCGGGTAAATTTGAAGCAGCCTACCAGATACCGGAAATGCTGCAGGTGCTGATCCGCCAAAATATCGAGAATGACAAGTTCGGACGCATGAGCCGATGGGCGCTGCAGGATACGGTGGGCGCCGTGTTGTCAGAACAGCCCCATCTGAGTGCAATTTATGCGCAATTCGAGCCCGATGCTTACGACGGGCTGGATGAATTTTTCAAAGACGGAGCCGCAGAACACAGCAGCGATGCCGGTACCCTGGATATCTACTATTTCCGGAACCCGCAGGGCGAGATTGAATTCAGCCGCACGGAAGACCCGGCTGAGAAGTATCTGAGTACCCGCAACGAGTTTGGTGATCGCGAGGCGGAGTGGTATCTGTGCGCGATGGATTCTCTGCAGCCGTGTCTGCTGGAACCCTACGAATACGAAATCGAGGACGGGTATTCGGAGTTGATGACCAGCCTCATTGTGCCGGTGTTGAATGAGGGGCAATTTGCCGGCGTGGTGGGCATCGATATTAATCTCGCCACTCTGCAGACTATGGTCAAAACGGTGAGTCAGGACCTGTTTGGAGGGGCATCGAGAGTCACGTTATTGAGTGAGCGAGGCCTGATTGCCGCCTCCAGTCATTACCAGCAATACCTGGGGCGACCGTTGCAGGAGGCCTTGCCCGAACTGGCGCCGGACTTCAGCAAACTGCACCGGCAGAAGGGTGGTTTTGATGACGGACACACGCTTGCGGTCGCGCACCCGGTGAAAGTCACCTTGTCAGGTAGCGAATGGTCGTTGCTGATCGAGTTGCCGAGAGAGGTAGCCCTTGCCAGCGTGAGTGATCTTACCGATTTGTTGTCATCAGAGGTGGCAAACACCACGAAACGGCAGGCGTTGGCGGCAACGATGGTAGTGTTGGCCGCGATAGCGCTGTTGGTGCTGCTGATGCGGTCGGTTACCCGGCCGCTGAACGAAATCCGGGACCGGATGCAGAATCTGGCGAGTTCGGAAGGTGATCTTACTCGAGAGCTCCATATTGATACCCATGCGGAACTGATCGCTCTCGCGGGCGGGTTCAATCAATTCCTTGCCCGTCTCCGAGACATGATCAGTGATCTGAAAGAGGTCAATGTCAAAGTGCGCGCTCAGGCCACCGATATGGGGGCGGTGAGTCGAGATATTGATGATCAGACCGGGCAGCAACACGGTGATATCGACAGTGTCGTCACCGCGATGAATGAAATGTCCGTAGCGGCAGGCGAAGTGGCCGGTTTCGCGGGCGAGGCGGCGGATAATGCCCGTGCGGCCCGCGACGGCATCCAGTTCACCCGGGACACTCTGGGTGCAGCGGTTAAAGAGGTGGATGCGCTGGCCAACGATATGGGGGAAGCAAGCTCGGCGATAGGGCATGTGGAGCAGCGTAGCGAAGAGATAAACCGGATTATCGAGGTGATTCGTGGCATTGCAGAACAGACTAACTTGCTGGCTTTGAACGCGGCCATCGAGGCGGCCCGGGCGGGCGAACAGGGCCGTGGGTTTGCAGTAGTGGCGGACGAAGTTCGCAGCCTGGCCTCGAAAACACGTGAATCCACCGATGAAATCAGCGATATGATCGACGCCTTGAAAGGCGATGTCAGTGGTGCCGTATCGGTGATTCAGCACGGTGTGGGCCGTGCCTCCGGCGCTGTGGATGGCACTCGAGAAGCGGCTCATTCGCTGGCCACGGTTGTTGATCGAATCGGCGTGATTGTTGAGCACGTTACTCAGGTGGCTACCGCCGCCGAAGAACAAAGCTCGGTGAGTGAGGAGATTAATCGCAATCTGACTCAAATCGGTGATGCGGCCACTGACCTGCGAGAACTGGCGCAGCGGGTTCGTCAAAGTGGCGAAGCACTCGACGCACAAGTCGAGGTTCTGGATGGAGAGTTGAAACGCCTGAAAACCTGAGGTTGACCACCTGCTAAGTATCGGTACTTACTATGAGCATTATGCGCAGGATCAATTTTTAATTTTTGTTGTGCGTGGCATCATTCGTGCCAAATAGATTTACCGTCTTATTCACCACAAGGGTTAGCCCTTGTCGCAGGAGGTTGTTATGGAACAGGTCACAATTTACGGGCGCTCGAGCTGTGGTTTTTGTTTGCGAGCCAAAGCCCTGTGCGAGTCCCAGAACATGCCTTACACCTGGATTGATATGGTCGAGCAGGGTTTGAGCAAGCAGGATGTGGCAGAGCGGATTGGCCAGCCGGTTCACACGGTACCCCAGATTCTGGTGGGTTCTGAGTATGTGGGCGGCTGTGATGAGTTTTTTGCCTATGTGCGTCGGCACGTCGCCTACGAATAAAGCCCGTTGACGCGTCTGCAAAGCGTCACAAAAAAAGCCCGGTTACTTTTCAGTAGCCGGGCTTTTTGCGTTCAGGGTTACTGATCAGATTTTGAATTCTGTCTTCAGCTTTTTCTCAACCAGCTGGTTCTTCAGCTTGGCAACCTTCGGCAGGCCATTTTTAAAGGGCGGGAAGTTTTCCCCTTCGATCAGTGGCTGCAGGTAGTCGCGGCATTCCTGGGTAATGCCGAAGCCGTCATCCGTAATGTAGTGGATGGGCATTTTCTTTTCCTGGTTCGCCACTTCGCTCAAATTGGCTTCACCGATGGACCAGCGGTAAGGCTTGGCTTGGTCACGCACGATGGTCGGCATCAGCGCCTGCTTGCCTGCCAGTGCCATTTCCACAGCCGCTTCACCAACCGCGTAAGCCTGTTCTACGTCAGTGGCCGAAGCAATGTGGCGGGCTGAACGCTGCAGGTAGTCAGCAACCGCCCAGTGGTACTTGTGCCCCAGTGCTTGTCGGACCATGTTCGCCAGAGCCGGAGCGACACCGCCCAGCTGGGTGTGGCCAAAGGCATCTTTGGCGCCGGCATCGGCAACAAAACGGCCATCGTCGTACTGGGCACCTTCAGAGGCTACGACCACGCAGTAACCGTAGTCTTTCACGCACTGATCCACACGCGCCAGGAATTTTTCACGGTCGAACGGGATTTCCGGGAACAGGATAATGTGAGGCGGCTCGCCTTCTTCCTGACCCGCCAAACCACCGGCCGCGGCGATCCAGCCAGCGTGACGGCCCATGACTTCCAGAATGAACACCTTGGTGGAGGTTTCACACATGGACTTGATGTCCAGGCTGGCTTCCAGCGTAGAGGTGGCAATGTATTTGCCGACAGAGCCGAAGCCGGGGCAGCAATCGGTGAACGGCAGGTCGTTATCGACGGTCTTGGGCACACCGATGCAGGTAATCGGGTAGCCCATTTTGTCGGCCAGCTGAGAGACTTTGTAAGCGGTGTCCTGGGAGTCACCGCCACCGTTATAGAAGAAGTAGCCGATGTTGTGGGCACGAAATACTTCGATCAGGCGCTCGTATTCACGCTGGTTTTCAGAAAAGTTTTTCAACTTGTAGCGGCAAGAGCCGAACGCACCGCCCGGGGTGTGGATCAGGGCCTGGATGTCTTCATCCGATTCCAGGCTGGTATCGATCAGTTCTTCGGTCAGTGCACCGATGATACCGTTGCGGCCGGCGTAGACTTTGCCGATCAGATCCGGGTATTTGCGTGCGGTTTGGATAACGCCGCATGCACTGGCATTGATAACGGCGGTTACTCCGCCAGATTGGGCATAAAATGCGTTCTTGATCGCCATCGCGGGCTCAAGCCTCCTGCTGGTTCAAAGTTGGCGCGAATGATACGCCAAACACGGCCGTTTTTCATGAGGGGATGCCGACTCTTGACCCCGCAGAAAGTATGGTAGAGGCTTGGCAGGATTCAAATCGGAGGCAATACCCTAATGCATATACATATTTTGGGCATCTGTGGCACGTTCATGGGCAGTCTGGCCGTGATCGCGCGGGAACTGGGCCATACGGTGACCGGTTCTGACCAAGGTGTTTATCCCCCCATGAGCACCCAGCTTGAGGCCCAAGGTATAACGCTGATGGAAGGCTACCGGGTGGAAAACCTGGAGCCGAAGCCTGATTTGGTGTTGATCGGCAATGCCATGTCGCGGGGCAATGTTGAAGTTGAAGCGGTGCTAAATCGCGGTATTGATTACATGTCTGGCCCGGAATGGTTGTCTCGGGAAGTACTGAGGCACCGCTGGGTGATGGCGGTGGCCGGGACTCATGGCAAAACCACCACCACCTCCATGCTGTTATGGATTCTGGATCAGGCTGGGTTTGATGCCGGTTATCTGGTCGGTGGCGTGCCACAGGATTTTCCGGTGTCTGCACGGCTGGGCACCAGTGATTTCTTTGTGATTGAAGCCGATGAATACGACAGTGCGTTTTTCGACAAACGCTCCAAGTTTATTCACTACCGCCCTAATACCTTGATTCTGAACAATCTGGAATACGATCACGCCGATATTTTCGACAGCGTTGAAGCCATAGAGCGCCAGTTTCACCATGTGGTGCGCACGGTGCCGTCGCAAGGGCTGATCATTCGCCCCGCGTTGGATAAGCATTTAGATAACGCGTTGGATATGGGGTGTTGGAGCCCCGTTCAGGACACCGCTATTGGCAGCGAAATATCCCGTACGACCGATTGGCGTGCAGAGCTGCTTCGAGAAGACGGCAGTCAGTTTATGGTGATTCACCACGAACAGCCGGTGGCGGTTCTGAAGTGGGCGCTGACCGGACAACACAACGTGCGCAACGCACTCTCGGCCATTGCGGCTGCGCGCCATGTGGGTGTGACGCCTGATCATGCGGTGGCCGCCTTGTGCCGGTTCTCCGGCGTAAAACGCCGCATGGAACGAGTAGGGGAGGTTGGTGGCGTGACCGTATATGATGACTTTGCCCATCATCCCACTGCCATTGCCCTGACCCTGGAAGGTCTGCGGAATCAGGTAGGCGACGAACCCATTCTGGCGATTATCGAACCGCGCTCGAACACCATGAAGCAAGGTGTGCATCAGCAAACCCTGATCCCCAGCGCGGCCGCTGCTGACCGTGTGTTGTGGGGAAATCTGAGCGACATGGATTGGTTGCCGGAGCTGGTGGAAAGCTGGCGGGCAGAACACGGCCAACTGGACCATCACAGCGTTGAAAATTCCGTGGCGGCGCTGATCGCCCGCGCATTGGAACAACTGCCGGAAACCTGCCACATTGTCATTATGAGTAATGGCGGTTTTGGTGGGATTCACCGCAAACTGGTGGCGGAATTGGAGAAAGTTCGTGGCTGAGGCTCCGCAGGTCGTTAATCTTGCTATCACGGGTGCCTCTGGTGCCCAGTACGCGTTGCGTCTGATGCAGTGTCTGGTCGGTCAGGGATGTCGGGTGAACGTGATGGTCAGCCGGGCCGCGCAAGTGGTGATCGCTACGGAAACAGACTTCCGCCTGCCGGGCTCTCCGCCCGCCATGGCCGAAGCGTTCACCGCCTATTCCGGGGCCGAAGAAAAGCAGATTCAGGTGTTCGGCCGTGAAGACTGGTTCTCGCCCCCGGCCTCTGGCTCGGGCGAAAAAGCTCCGTTGGTCATCTGCCCGTGCAGCACGGGCACGCTTTCGGCGCTAGCCACCGGTGCCAGCAACAATCTCATTGAGCGGGCCGGTGACGTGGCCTTGAAAGAGCGGCGGAAGCTGATTCTGGTGCTGCGCGAATCCCCCTATTCAGAAGTGCACCTCGAAAACATGCTCAGGCTCACTCGCATGGGAGCCGTCATCATGCCGGCAAGCCCGGGTTTTTATCATAAGCCTCAGTCGATTGATGATCTGGTGGACTTCATGGTGGCGCGGATGCTGGACCATTTGGGCTTCTCGCAAACGTTGGTGCCACGCTGGGGCGAATGAGAAAAGGCAACCGAGCATTGCTTGCGTTGGTTTTGGTCAAAGCGATTGATGGTTTTCATCATTGAGTGCGCGCCTCCCTCGTCACAGACTGGTTGAACATAAAAACAAGCCACTCGATACGCGAGGTTCTGCCATGATTCCACGTACTCTGTTTGATGCCGATCTTGAAGGGTTCCGGGATTCCGTCCGTAAATTCCTGGAACAGGAAGCCGCTCCCTATCATGAGCAGTGGGAGAAAGACGGCCAGGTGAGCCGGGAAATCTGGCACAAAGCGGGCGAGCTGGGCTTTCTTTGTCCGACATTGCCTGAAGAGTACGGCGGTGTTGGCGCCGACTTCCGGTATTCCGCGGTAGTTATGGAAGAGGTCGCCAAAGCCGGTTTGACGGGGATTGGTTGGGCTCTTCACTCGGACATCGTCGCCCCCTATATCTATAACTACGGCACCGACGAACAAAAGCAGCATTACTTGCCGAAACTGGCGTCCGGCGAAATGGTGGGTGCCATCGCCATGACAGAGCCGGGCGCAGGTTCCGACCTGCAGGGCGTGAAAACCACGGCCATCAAACAGGGCGATCACTACCTCTTGAACGGCTCCAAAACGTTCATTACCAACGGCCAGTTAGCGGATTTGGTTGTGGTGGTCGCCAAGACCGATCCCAAAGAGGGCGCCAAAGGCACCAGTTTGTTCATCGTCGAGACTGCCTCTGAGGGGTTCGAGAAGGGGCAGAACCTGAACAAAGTGGGCATGAAGGCTCAAGATACGTCCGAGTTGTTCTTCCAGGATGTTAAGGTGCCTGCCGGGAATCTGCTGGGGAGTCATGAGGGGCAGGGTTTTGTCCAGTTAATGAGCGAGCTGCCGGCCGAGCGTCTGCAGGTGGCGATCACCGCCGTGGCG
It contains:
- a CDS encoding YqaA family protein, whose translation is MAYLTLFLTSFAAATLLPAYSEIMLGTLANQGLPLFWLWLSATLGNTLGSVVNGLIGRQVDRFKDKRWFPVSEMQLHKARNRFNRYGQWSLLLGWLPLGGDALTLIGGVMRVPWLNFIVLVGIGKGLRYALVIWAVQKAFS
- a CDS encoding GrxA family glutaredoxin, with the protein product MEQVTIYGRSSCGFCLRAKALCESQNMPYTWIDMVEQGLSKQDVAERIGQPVHTVPQILVGSEYVGGCDEFFAYVRRHVAYE
- a CDS encoding septal ring lytic transglycosylase RlpA family protein, coding for MANIFNMGFWVALVAVVLSGCSSTPEVDHSSRYTIKQDRAPDGDYDVSGLADAEPRYEAPRRAGNKSPYQVWGKSYHVVDSNEGYVKRGTASWYGQKFHGHKTSNGEVFNMYSMSAAHKSLRIPSYARVTNLDNGRSVVVRVNDRGPFHGDRLIDLSYAAAKKLGYQSRGTARVEVAAITVKPDGSMFLAGQPYNPNGETVMARPASETVAPEQSAVATVRKALFVQLGAFGSPEPANAMLARAQRELEDPVRVQQVSTSNGRFHRVQVGPFGSEDDARYAQSLIESKGFGNSIILTDTH
- a CDS encoding AarF/ABC1/UbiB kinase family protein, with protein sequence MSTRKPAKSVSRIKTGSFERRLSLTKAGLFAGTRMASHMATNWFSDKETREQRHRAMLSNQSRFLVDELGRLKGSVVKIGQVMALYGEHFLPDEVTEALHTLEDQTTSLEWPAIERVLKEEMGADRLAELEVAPEPIGAASLGQVHRAVRKSDGLELVLKVQYPGVADAVDSDLNAVAQLLKVARLVSFGPEFNDWLEEVREMMHREVDYRLEARTTEKFRTMLSGDPRFVVPRVLQEYSTDHIIASTYEHGHSVSSPEVAALPQARRSELGKAALELFFRELFDWGEIQTDPNFGNYRIRIANESGEDSGQDKIVLLDFGAVQSYTDEFLTPVIQMIKASYEGDLGAVIDGGVTLNFMSRDWPEAVLEKFGSVCMSVLEPLARDRSEWPDYAVNSQGEYRWKQSDLPSRVAKQAARSAISRYFRVPPKEFVFLNRKLIGVYTFIAVLYSEFNGEDILRRYLYPE
- a CDS encoding YbeD family protein, producing the protein MTEPKAPKIEFPCDYVIKVIGDSAPDFIDVVTAIVEKHSPGIDKADITVNDSRNGRFCSVRVKIVATGEPQLKALFEELKATGRVHMVL
- the lipB gene encoding lipoyl(octanoyl) transferase LipB, producing the protein MTELIVRSLGQQPYMETWEAMKSFTANRDHTTVDELWCLEHPRVFTQGQAGKAEHILLPGDIPVIQVDRGGQVTYHGPGQLVVYLLIDLTRRKLGVRSLVDEIEQAIVRALADYGIEAAPRSDAPGVYVNGAKIASLGLRVRKGCSFHGLALNVNMDMEPFSRINPCGYAGMSMSQVSNFVPGVSVYDVEQHLVQELVAGLGGDVEFKQGW
- a CDS encoding 6-phosphofructokinase — protein: MAIKNAFYAQSGGVTAVINASACGVIQTARKYPDLIGKVYAGRNGIIGALTEELIDTSLESDEDIQALIHTPGGAFGSCRYKLKNFSENQREYERLIEVFRAHNIGYFFYNGGGDSQDTAYKVSQLADKMGYPITCIGVPKTVDNDLPFTDCCPGFGSVGKYIATSTLEASLDIKSMCETSTKVFILEVMGRHAGWIAAAGGLAGQEEGEPPHIILFPEIPFDREKFLARVDQCVKDYGYCVVVASEGAQYDDGRFVADAGAKDAFGHTQLGGVAPALANMVRQALGHKYHWAVADYLQRSARHIASATDVEQAYAVGEAAVEMALAGKQALMPTIVRDQAKPYRWSIGEANLSEVANQEKKMPIHYITDDGFGITQECRDYLQPLIEGENFPPFKNGLPKVAKLKNQLVEKKLKTEFKI
- a CDS encoding D-alanyl-D-alanine carboxypeptidase family protein, with protein sequence MAFKMFTRIFLLALSLTVFSAQTSAQSVLIPSAPKIAGSSWVLMDPLSGRVIMEHNSNERLPPASLTKMMTAYIVERELDEGRIAMQDSVPISVNAWRTEGSRTFLREGTTATVHDLLKGVIIQSGNDASVALAEFIAGSEEAFVDIMNQQAQLLGMKNTNFRNATGLPAQDHFSTAYDLALLARAIIQDYPENYPIYAEKHFTYNNIRQPNRNALLWRDDSVDGLKTGHTEEAGYCLVASAKRNDTRLIASVMGTSSSAARAQEVQKMLNYGFRYYETERLFRAGQELMAADVWGGVADEVSVGMAEDVYVTIPRGSRDKLESTVDLDSVIKAPIKMGQELGQVRVLLDGETVVEQPVLALTEIEQGGLFKRLWDSIKLFFIQLFN
- a CDS encoding methyl-accepting chemotaxis protein; translation: MKHLSLRFKLYGLVITLLLLLSFSIVLTAQWSLADMKQQMSGDTRDTVQSIVMEQLGATAGQYAERVAGKFEAAYQIPEMLQVLIRQNIENDKFGRMSRWALQDTVGAVLSEQPHLSAIYAQFEPDAYDGLDEFFKDGAAEHSSDAGTLDIYYFRNPQGEIEFSRTEDPAEKYLSTRNEFGDREAEWYLCAMDSLQPCLLEPYEYEIEDGYSELMTSLIVPVLNEGQFAGVVGIDINLATLQTMVKTVSQDLFGGASRVTLLSERGLIAASSHYQQYLGRPLQEALPELAPDFSKLHRQKGGFDDGHTLAVAHPVKVTLSGSEWSLLIELPREVALASVSDLTDLLSSEVANTTKRQALAATMVVLAAIALLVLLMRSVTRPLNEIRDRMQNLASSEGDLTRELHIDTHAELIALAGGFNQFLARLRDMISDLKEVNVKVRAQATDMGAVSRDIDDQTGQQHGDIDSVVTAMNEMSVAAGEVAGFAGEAADNARAARDGIQFTRDTLGAAVKEVDALANDMGEASSAIGHVEQRSEEINRIIEVIRGIAEQTNLLALNAAIEAARAGEQGRGFAVVADEVRSLASKTRESTDEISDMIDALKGDVSGAVSVIQHGVGRASGAVDGTREAAHSLATVVDRIGVIVEHVTQVATAAEEQSSVSEEINRNLTQIGDAATDLRELAQRVRQSGEALDAQVEVLDGELKRLKT